The Pan paniscus chromosome 1, NHGRI_mPanPan1-v2.0_pri, whole genome shotgun sequence genome has a segment encoding these proteins:
- the DDR2 gene encoding discoidin domain-containing receptor 2, whose protein sequence is MILIPRMLLVLFLLLLILSSAKAQVNPAICRYPLGMSGGQIPDEDITASSQWSESTAAKYGRLDSEEGDGAWCPEIPVEPDDLKEFLQIDLHTLHFITLVGTQGRHAGGHGIEFAPMYKINYSRDGTRWISWRNRHGKQVLDGNSNPYDIFLKDLEPPIVARFVRFIPVTDHSMNVCMRVELYGCVWLDGLVSYNAPAGQQFVLPGGSIIYLNDSVYDGAVGYSMTEGLGQLTDGVSGLDDFTQTHEYHVWPGYDYVGWRNESATNGYIEIMFEFDRIRNFTTMKVHCNNMFAKGVKIFKEVQCYFRSEASEWEPNAISFPLVLDDVNPSARFVTVPLHHRMASAIKCQYHFADTWMMFSEITFQSDAAMYNNSEALPTSPMAPTTYDPMLKVDDSNTRILIGCLVAIIFILLAIIVIILWRQFWQKMLEKASRRMLDDEMTVSLSLPSDSSMFNNNRSSSPSEQESNSTYDRIFPLRPDYQEPSRLIRKLPEFAPGEEESGCSGVVKPVQPSGPEGVPHYAEADIVNLQGVTGGNTYSVPAVTMDLLSGKDVAVEEFPRKLLTFKEKLGEGQFGEVHLCEVEGMEKFKDKDFALDVSANQPVLVAVKMLRADANKNARNDFLKEIKIMSRLKDPNIIHLLAVCITDDPLCMITEYMENGDLNQFLSRHEPPNSSSSDVRTVSYTNLKFMATQIASGMKYLSSLNFVHRDLATRNCLVGKNYTIKIADFGMSRNLYSGDYYRIQGRAVLPIRWMSWESILLGKFTTASDVWAFGVTLWETFTFCQEQPYSQLSDEQVIENTGEFFRDQGRQTYLSQPAICPDSVYKLMLSCWRRDTKNRPSFQEIHLLLLQQGDE, encoded by the exons CTATATGCCGCTATCCTCTGGGCATGTCAGGAGGCCAGATTCCAGATGAGGACATCACAGCTTCCAGTCAGTGGTCAGAGTCCACAGCTGCCAAATATGGAAG GCTGGACTCAGAAGAAGGGGATGGAGCCTGGTGCCCTGAGATTCCAGTGGAACCTGATGACCTGAAGGAGTTTCTGCAGATTGACTTGCACACCCTCCATTTTATCACTCTGGTGGGGACCCAGGGGCGCCATGCAGGAGGTCATGGCATCGAGTTTGCCCCCATGTACAAGATCAATTACAGTCGGGATGGCACTCGCTGGATCTCTTGGCGGAACCGTCATGGGAAACAG gTGCTGGATGGAAATAGTAACCCCTATGACATTTTCCTAAAGGACTTGGAGCCGCCCATTGTGGCCAGATTTGTCCGGTTCATTCCAGTCACCGACCACTCCATGAATGTGTGTATGAGGGTGGAGCTTTACGGCTGTGTCTGGCTAG ATGGCTTGGTGTCTTACAATGCTCCAGCTGGGCAGCAGTTTGTACTCCCTGGAGGTTCCATCATTTAtctgaatgattctgtctatgaCGGGGCTGTTGGATACAG CATGACAGAAGGGCTAGGCCAATTGACCGATGGTGTGTCTGGCCTGGACGATTTCACCCAGACCCATGAATACCACGTGTGGCCCGGCTATGACTATGTGGGCTGGCGGAACGAGAGTGCCACCAATGGCTACATTGAGATCATGTTTGAATTTGACCGCATCAGGAATTTCACTACCATGAAG GTCCACTGCAACAACATGTTTGCTAAAGGTGTGAAGATCTTTAAGGAGGTACAGTGCTACTTCCGCTCTGAAGCCAGTGAGTGGGAACCTAATGCCATTTCCTTCCCCCTTGTCCTGGATGACGTCAACCCCAGTGCTCGGTTTGTCACGGTGCCTCTCCACCACCGAATGGCCAGTGCCATCAAGTGTCAATACCATTTTGCAGATACCTGGATGATGTTCAGTGAGATCACCTTCCAATCAG ATGCTGCAATGTACAACAACTCTGAagccctgcccacctctcctATGGCACCCACAACCTATG ATCCAATGCTTAAAGTTGATGACAGCAACACTCGGATCCTGATTGGCTGCTTGGTGGCCATCATCTTTATCCTCCTggccatcattgtcatcatcctcTGGAGGCAGTTCTGGCAGAAAATGCTGGAGAAG GCTTCTCGGAGGATGCTGGATGATGAAATGACAGTCAGCCTTTCCCTGCCAAGTGATTCTAGCATGTTCAACAATAACCGCTCCTCATCACCTAGTGAACAAGAGTCCAACTCGACTTACGATCGCATCTTTCCCCTTCGCCCTGACTACCAGGAGCCATCCAGGCTGATACGAAAACTCCCAGAATTTGCTCCAGGGGAGGAGGAGTCAG GCTGCAGCGGTGTTGTGAAGCCAGTCCAGCCCAGTGGCCCTGAGGGGGTGCCCCACTATGCAGAGGCTGACATAGTGAACCTCCAAGGAGTGACAGGAGGCAACACATACTCAGTGCCTGCCGTCACCATGGACCTGCTCTCAGGAAAAGATGTGGCTGTGGAGGAGTTCCCCAGGAAACTCCTAACTTTCAAAGAGAAGCTGGGAGAAGGACAGTTTGGGGAG gttcatctctgtgaagtggagggaatggaaaaattcaaagacaAAGATTTTGCCCTAGATGTCAGTGCCAACCAGCCTGTCCTGGTGGCTGTGAAAATGCTCCGAGCAGATGCCAACAAGAATGCCAG GAATGATTTTCTTAAGGAGATAAAGATCATGTCTCGGCTCAAGGACCCAAACATCATCCATCTATTAGCTGTGTGTATCACTGATGACCCTCTCTGTATGATCACTGAATACATGGAGAATGGAGATCTCAATCAGTTTCTTTCCCGCCACGAGCCCCCTAATTCTTCCTCCAGCGATGTACGCACTGTCAG TTACACCAATCTGAAGTTTATGGCTACCCAAATTGCCTCTGGCATGAAGTACCTTTCCTCTCTTAATTTTGTTCACCGAGATCTGGCCACACGAAACTGTTTAGTGGGTAAGAACTACACAATCAAGATAGCTGACTTTGGAATGAGCAGGAACCTGTACAGTGGTGACTATTACCGGATCCAGGGCCGGGCAGTGCTCCCTATCCGCTGGATGTCTTGGGAGAGTATCTTGCTG GGCAAGTTCACTACAGCAAGTGATGTGTGGGCCTTTGGGGTTACTTTGTGGGAGACTTTCACCTTTTGTCAAGAACAGCCCTATTCCCAGCTGTCAGATGAACAGGTTATTGAGAATACTGGAGAGTTCTTCCGAGACCAAGGGAGGCAG ACTTACCTCTCTCAACCAGCCATTTGTCCTGACTCTGTGTATAAGCTGATGCTCAGCTGCTGGAGAAGAGATACGAAGAACCGTCCCTCATTCCAAGAAATCCACCTTCTGCTCCTTCAACAAGGCGACGAGTGA